One genomic segment of Impatiens glandulifera chromosome 6, dImpGla2.1, whole genome shotgun sequence includes these proteins:
- the LOC124943819 gene encoding serine carboxypeptidase-like 48 → MAQRGLSCLILFPIFFFSCPILSSPSSLRTSKVNPTITEVERIIKSLNLFPSSTVNSGDLSPRRLPDAVSSSLVENQFHLQALGDQGTSIQNLGHYAGYYRLPHSRDARMFYYFFERGMRNDPVVIWLNGGPGTSSSIGLFYENGPYKIMNQTLYWNDFGWDRVSNIIYIDQPIGTGFSYSSDESDICTDLECVSNDLYDFLQVFFNEHPQYLRNGLYITGESYAGHYIPALASRIRNGNNNGDGAHINLQGIAIGNGLTHPAIQYKSLIDYASNNGLITEIGVRSVAKLIPKCEEDAARCNARIGGGGISCRDAYFSCTAIFKRLLGYYGYNRNYYDTRKERVGEMCYDFSYMEKMLNKASVKMSLGVGNIRFVSLSDIVFDAMINDHMRNHAVEIPTLLEDGIKVLIYAGDRDLIMN, encoded by the exons ATGGCACAAAGAGGGCTCTCTTGTCTAATTCTTTTTCCTATATTTTTCTTCTCATGTCCAATTCTTTCATCACCGTCATCCCTGCGAACATCAAAGGTTAATCCGACTATTACGGAAGTGGAGAGGATTATCAAGAGTTTAAACTTGTTTCCTAGTTCTACCGTCAACTCTGGTGACCTTTCTCCCCGTCGATTACCTGATGCAGTGTCATCATCATTGGTCGAAAATCAATTCCACCTCCAAGCCCTTGGTGATCAAGGGACTTCGATTCAAAATTTGGGTCATTACGCAGGCTATTATCGACTTCCTCACTCGCGTGATGCAAG GATGTTTTACTACTTCTTTGA AAGGGGTATGAGGAATGACCCAGTTGTGATATGGTTGAATGGAGGACCTGGAACCAGCAGTTCAATTGGTCTGTTTTATGAAAACGGTCCTTACAAGATTATGAACCAAACTCTTTACTGGAATGACTTTGGTTGGGACCGGGTGTCGAACATAATCTATATCGACCAGCCCATAGGCACCGGTTTCAGCTATAGTTCAGATGAGTCTGATATTTGTACCGATCTAGAGTGTGTTAGCAATGACTTATATGACTTCTTGCAG GTATTTTTCAATGAACATCCTCAATATTTGAGGAACGGTCTCTACATAACAGGAGAATCATATGCCGGTCACTATATCCCTGCCTTAGCCTCTCGGATTCGCAATGGAAACAATAACGGAGATGGAGCTCACATTAACCTTCag GGTATTGCTATTGGAAATGGATTGACACACCCTGCTATTCAATACAAGTCATTAATAGATTATGCTTCAAATAATGGACTGATCACAGAAATTGGAGTTAGAAGTGTCGCGAAATTGATACCAAAATGCGAGGAAGACGCAGCTAGATGCA atgcAAGGATAGGAGGAGGAGGAATCAGCTGTAGGGATGCATATTTTTCTTGTACTGCCATATTCAAACGTTTATTGGGATATTATGGTTATAATAGAAAT TATTACGACACTCGGAAGGAACGTGTGGGTGAAATGTGTTATGATTTCTCGTATAtggaaaaaatgttaaataaggCATCGGTTAAAATGTCCCTTGGAGTTGGCAATATTCGGTTTGTATCCTTGAGCGATATTGTTTTTGATGCGATGATTAATGATCATATGAGGAATCATGCAGTGGAAATTCCTACACTCCTTGAAGATGGAATTAAGGTTTTGATATATGCAGGAGATCGAGATCTCATCATGAATTAG
- the LOC124943821 gene encoding uncharacterized protein LOC124943821, with product MVYGSNTESVRKQLWRDLNSWVDDTNSWVIFEDFNVVKFGYERSPEVDTSQAMIDFNDCIINIGGIEPNNVGNAFTWSSMRGNEDMRKNHCPIMLSWDKEERIKRSFKFFNFWMESDKFKIILKEVWSKQVSGSKMFQVSEKLKILKSCLQMFDKRKFSNISTRVSEARLILEDLQKRMLGDEVSQSLFQEEKEVITKFRALSSLEENYIKQKSRQNWLSLRESNTSFLYRKCSTRNLRNWVHRIKTSDGVIVQGKQLVHDEAIRFYRDLIGTRRESTSHIHFLHQILTKKVTMEESRRMIEVISKEEIKHALFSMSWDKSPGPDGFNAKFFKENWGVIGHEVSEGVLEFFQNRRMLKQWNVMGLLKIYGRKYISPQCISTPNFIVSVNEVHDGYFKGENGVRQGDPLSSYLFVLIMGIFENVFKMLRKNLPYIHHPQCREEDITHIFFADDLFIMAHAFSSVTSLVINEGKILAFYGGVKEEIKASNFYIVGILEGSLPVCYLGIPLSAKQLQISHCRSLIEKVKNSMNGWATKRLSYAGWIKLVTKVIMGIIGYWA from the exons ATGGTATATGGAAGCAATACTGAAAGTGTTAGAAAGCAGTTGTGGAGGGACTTGAATAGCTGGGTTGATGACACTAATTCGTGGGTTATATTTGAAGACTTTAATGTGGTCAAATTTGGTTATGAAAGAAGCCCGGAAGTTGATACTTCACAGGCAATGATTGATTTTAATGATTGTATCATAAATATTGGTGGTATTGAACCAAACAATGTTGGCAATGCATTTACTTGGTCGTCTATGCGAGGGAATGAGGACATGAGGAAAA ATCATTGTCCTATTATGTTGTCTTGGGATAAGGAGGAGAGAATTAAGAGGTCGTTTAagtttttcaatttctggatggaaagtgataaattcaaaattattctgAAGGAGGTGTGGTCTAAACAAGTGAGTGGATCAAAAATGTTTCAAGTAAGTGAGAAACTGAAAATTCTAAAAAGTTGTCTTCAAAtgtttgataaaagaaaattcagTAACATCTCGACTAGAGTTTCTGAAGCTAGATTGATTCTTGAGGATTTACAGAAAAGAATGCTTGGTGATGAAGTTTCTCAAAGTCTGTTTCAAGAGGAAAAAGAAGTGATAACCAAATTTCGTGCTCTTAGTTCTCTTGAAGAGAACTATATAAAACAAAAGTCGAGACAAAATTGGTTGTCTCTTAGAGAAAGCAACACCTCATTCCTCTATAGAAAGTGCTCTACAAGAAACTTGAGAAATTGGGTTCATAGAATCAAGACAAGTGATGGGGTGATTGTTCAAGGGAAACAACTAGTTCATGATGAAGCCATCCGGTTTTATAGAGATCTTATTGGAACTAGAAGGGAAAGCACAAGTCATATCCACTTTCTTCATCAGATTTTGACCAAAAAAGTCACCATGGAGGAAAGTCGTCGGATGATTGAAGTAATCAGTAAGGAGGAAATTAAACATGCTTTGTTCAGTATGAGTTGGGATAAGAGTCCAGGACCCGATGGATTCAATGCAAAGTTTTTTAAGGAAAATTGGGGTGTGATCGGGCATGAGGTTAGTGAAGGCGTTCTTGAATTCTTTCAGAATAGGAGGATGCTTAAGCAATGGAATGTTATG GGGCTTTTAAAGATCTACGGTAGGAAATACATCTCTCCTCAG TGTATCTCAACTCCTAATTTCATTGTAAGCGTTAACGAAGTTCATGATGggtatttcaagggtgaaaacggagTAAGACAAGGAGatcccctctcttcttaccttttcgttcTCATCATGGGGATCTTTGAGAACGTTTTTAAAATGCTCCGAAAGAATCTTCCGTACATCCACCATCCACAATGCAGGGAGGAAGATATTACACACATTTTCTTTGCGGATGACCTCTTTATTATGGCACATGCTTTTTCTAGTGTTACAAGTTTGGTTATTAATGAAGGAAAAATTTTAGCATTCTACGGTGGTGTGAAGGAGGAAATAAAAGCTAGTAATTTTTATATTGTGGGGATTCTAGAGGGCAGTTTACCGGTTTGTTATTTGGGGATACCATTATCGGCTAAGCAGCTACAGATTTCACATTGTAGGTCACTTATCGAGAAAGTCAAGAATTCAATGAATGGTTGGGCAACAAAAAGACTATCATACGCGGGTTGGATTAAGCTAGTTACGAAAGTCATCATGGGAATCATAGGATATTGGGCATAA